One genomic segment of Sminthopsis crassicaudata isolate SCR6 chromosome 2, ASM4859323v1, whole genome shotgun sequence includes these proteins:
- the PSMD7 gene encoding 26S proteasome non-ATPase regulatory subunit 7, translating into MPELAVQKVVVHPLVLLSVVDHFNRIGKVGNQKRVVGVLLGSWQKKVLDVSNSFAVPFDEDDKDDSVWFLDHDYLENMYGMFKKVNARERIVGWYHTGPKLHKNDIAINELMKRYCPNSVLVIIDVKPKDLGLPTEAYISVEEVHDDGTPTSKTFEHVTSEIGAEEAEEVGVEHLLRDIKDTTVGTLSQRITNQVHGLKGLNSKLLDIRGYLEKVAMGKLPINHQIIYQLQDVFNLLPDVNLQEFVKAFYLKTNDQMVVVYLASLIRSVVALHNLINNKIANRDAEKKEGQEKEESKKERKDDKEKDKDKEKGDNKKEEKKEKK; encoded by the exons aaTAGGAAAAGTTGGGAATCAAAAACGTGTTGTTGGTGTGCTTTTGGGGTCATGGCAGAAAAAAGTCCTTGATGTATCCAACAGTTTTGCAG tCCCTTTTGATGAAGATGACAAAGATGACTCAGTCTGGTTTCTTGATCATGACTATTTGGAAAATATGTATGGAATGTTTAAGAAGGTCAATG ccAGAGAAAGAATAGTTGGGTGGTACCATACGGGCCCAAAGCTACACAAGAACGACATTGCCATCAATGAACTCATGAAAAGATATTGTCCTAATTCA GTATTGGTGATTATTGATGTGAAGCCAAAGGATCTTGGGCTGCCCACAGAGGCATATATTTCCGTTGAAGAAGTTCATGAT GATGGAACTCCGACCTCTAAGACATTTGAACACGTGACCAGTGAAATCGgagcagaagaagcagaagaagtgGGAGTGGAGCACCTGCTCCG agacatcaaagacaccaCAGTGGGCACTCTTTCTCAGCGTATCACAAATCAGGTCCATGGCTTAAAGGGACTGAACTCCAAGCTTCTGGACATCAGGGGCTATTTGGAGAAAGTGGCAATGGGCAAGTTGCCCATCAACCACCAGATAATCTACCAGCTGCAGGATGTCTTCAATCTATTGCCTGATGTCAACCTGCAAGAATTTGTCAAAGCATTTTACCTGAAGACCAATGACCAAATGGTGGTGGTGTACTTGGCTTCACTGATCCGCTCAGTGGTCGCCTTGCACAACCTCATCAACAATAAGATTGCCAATCGGGATGCAGAGAAGAAAGAGGggcaagaaaaggaagagagcaaaaaggagaggaaagatgacaaggaaaaagacaaagataaggaaaaaggtgataacaagaaagaagagaaaaaggaaaaaaaataa